The DNA sequence AGCACATCGACCTTGACCGTTCCGCACCCTGAAATGGCCAATCGGCGTTTTGTACTGAGGCCATTGACCGACATAGCACCACAATATTATCACCCGGTTCTCAAAAAAGATACCCGAAACCTGTTGCAGCAGTGCACTGACAAAAGCGAAATGCAAAAACAGCCTTTCAAATTGTATACGTCACGAGTGGCTCTTTTTTCACGGTTGCAATTCATGGCCATCGAGGGCAATATCGGGGTCGGAAAGACCACTTTGACCAAAAAAATAGCACAGGATTTCAATGCAAAATTGATTTTGGAGCGTTTTGCCGATAACCCTTTCCTGCCTAAATTCTATGATGACCCCTCGCGCTATGCCTTTCCGTTGGAAATGTCATTTTTGGCCGATCGGTACCAACAATTCATGGACGATACCACCCAGCTCGACCTTTTCAAGAATTTTTTGGTCAGTGACTACGATATTTTCAAGTCGCTCATCTTTGCCCAAATAACACTGCAAAAAGAGGAATTCAACCTGTATCGCAAACTGTTCAATTTTATGTACAAAGAGGTCAAGAAACCAGATCTATATGTTTACCTCTACCAAAGCCCCAAACGTTTACTCGAAAATATAAAGAAGCGGGGACGACAGTATGAACTGAACATAGAAGCGGGCTATTTAGAAAAAATCAACCGGGGCTATCTTGACTTTATCAAGGGATTGCCAAAGCAAAATACTATGGTCATCGACCTAGATGAACTTGACTTTGTGGCCGATGAAACCGACTATGAAACCATCTTGGAACAACTGCAACTTAGAATTGCCACACTTTTTTCTTAACAAAGTTTTATGAATTTTACTTGCATATAACGATTGGTTTTATTTTATTAGCCCCAGTTTTACTGAAACTAACTAACTCAAACTATATGCAAAACCCTGTCTTCGTGTCAGGGTTTTTCTATTTCAGGCCCTCCAGCTTTGACCAAATATCCCAAACGACCACTCCTGCACAGACCGAAATATTAAGTGAATGTTTGGTGCCGTACTGAGGAATCTCAAGCACTATGTCACTTGCCGTGACCACTTCTTGTTGTACGCCCATGACCTCATTGCCGAAGACCAGGGCGTAGGTTTGGGCATTGTCTACCTCGAATGAATTGAGCATGGTCGCCCCCTCTGCCTGTTCTACGGCCACTATCTTGATTTTTTGAAGCTTCAGTTCTTCAACCAGTTCGAAGATATCTTTTCGATATTCCCAATCAACGCTCTCAGTGGCCCCCAAGGCTGTTTTTCGAATGTCTTTGTGCGGAGGCCGGGCCGTAATACCGCAGAGGTATATTTTTTTGACCAAAAAGGCATCGGCAGTTCTGAAAACAGAACCGATGTTGTTCAGGCTACGAATGTTATCGAGAACAATGACCACCGGAATTTTTTGAGCGCCCTTGAAAGCGGCCACATCTAAACGGTCCAATTCTTCATTTCGCAATTTGCGCATACGTATTTTTCAACTATTGCCCCGAAAATATCAACAAAAATTTTTGGGGCATTGGTAAAACCATATTTTCGGTAAAAATACCCTTTTACGGTTTGGCAACAACAAAGAAAAGTAAGAAGACAACCCCTTTGATGCAGCAGTACAATGCCATTAAGACCAAGCATCCTGATGCTTTGTTGCTCTTTCGGGTGGGTGATTTTTATGAAACCTTTGGTGAAGATGCCATCAAGGCCTCAAAGATTTTGGGCATTGTGCTCACCCATCGCAACAATGGGGGCGACCAGACCGAATTGGCCGGTTTTCCACACCACTCATTGAACACTTATTTGCCGAAGTTGGTGCGGGCCGGTGAACGGGTGGCCATATGCGATCAACTTGAAGACCCGAAGCAGACCAAGACCATTGTAAAAAGGGGCGTGACTGAATTGGTTACCCCCGGGGTGGCTTTGAACGATGACATTCTCAATGCAAAGAGCAACAATTTTTTGGCGGCCGTTCACTTCGGAAGGAACAAATTGGGCGTTTCTTTTTTGGATATTTCCACTGGCGAATTTCTCACTTCGGAGGGCAACTTGGAACAGATCGACAAACTTCTACAGAACTTTTCGCCCAATGAGGTATTGCTTTCAAAAGACCATCGCCAAGAGTTTTTCGAATCGTTTGGAAACCACTGGCATACTTTTTTTCTAGAAGATTGGATCTTTCAGGCCGATTATGCCGAAGAAAGCCTTAACGGCCATTTCAAGACCAAGAGCCTTCAAGGTTTTGGTATTGACCATTTGGCCCAGGGCATCATAGCTTCAGGTGCGGTTCTACACTATCTTTCAGAAACACAGCACCGTCAATTACAGCATATCAGCAAGTTACAGCGCATTACGGAAGAAGAATACGTTTGGATGGACCGTTTTACCATCCGTAACCTTGAACTCTACCAATCGACCCACGAGAATGCGGTGACCCTGCTCGAAATCATCGACAAAACAATTTCTCCCATGGGTGGCCGATTGCTCAAACGGTGGCTGGCACTTCCGCTGAAGAACCCTGAAAAAATAAGGGAACGGTTGTCGATCGTCACCTATCTGTTGCCTAAAGACGCCTTGCTTGAAAAGATACAGCACCATATCAAACAGATGGGCGATTTAGAACGTTTGGTCTCCAAATTGGCAACGGGCAAAATAAATCCGAAAGAAGTGGTGCATTTAAAAAATTCACTCGAGGCCGTCTTGCCCATCAAAATGGCAACGGAACAAAGCGAATCCGCAACCTTGAACGTTCTTGGCCAACAGCTCAATACCTGTGAGCCACTTCGTACCAAGATAAAGCAAATGCTGTACGAAGAAGCCCCCGTTAACATCTTAAAGGGCCAAACGATAGCCAAAGGCTATTCGGAAGAGCTCGATGAATTGAGAAATCTGGCCTTTTCAAGTAAAGACTATCTCGACCAAATGCTCGAACGTGAGATGGGGCAAACGGGCATTTCTTCATTGAAAATATCCTCAAACAATGTATTCGGGTATTACATAGAGGTACGCAACACCCATAAAAACAAGGTGCCCGAGTCTTGGGTGCGCAAGCAGACCTTGGTAAATGCCGAGCGCTATATCACTGAAGAACTGAAAGAATATGAGGCCAAGATATTGGGTGCCGAAGAACGCATCGCGCAGCTCGAGCAGCAATTGTTCGAACAGCTGTTGGTATGGCTGCAAGAGTATATCGGCCCTATTCAGCAAACCGCCCGACTGCTGGCCAAATTGGATTGTCTTTGCGGATTTGCCCAACTGGCCAAGGAAAACGGGTATACGGCCCCTGAAATCGATGACTCGACCCAAATTCGAATCAAGGGCGGCAGGCATGCCGTGATCGAAAAACAGTTACCGTTGGGTGAGAGCTATATTGCCAATGATGTCTTTCTGAACCGTGATGACCAACAGATCATCATGATCACGGGTCCGAATATGAGCGGTAAATCCGCCATTTTGCGGCAGACGGCCCTTATTGTGCTGCTCACCCAAATGGGAAGCTTCGTACCTGCAGAAAGTGCTGCCATAGGCCTGGTCGACAAGATCTTCACACGGGTCGGGGCCAGTGACAATATTTCGATGGGCGAATCGACCTTTATGGTCGAGATGAACGAAACGGCCTCTATTTTGAACAACCTTTCAGAGCGCAGTCTAGTGCTGCTCGATGAGATAGGGCGGGGCACCAGTACCTATGACGGTATTTCAATAGCTTGGGCCATTGCCGAATACCTGCATGAGCACCCTGCCCGTGCCAAAACGCTTTTTGCCACCCATTACCATGAACTGAACGAGATGACCGAAACCTTTGACCGCATCAAGAATTATAATGTTTCGGTCAAAGAACTTAAAGACAATGTACTTTTTCTACGAAAATTGGTCCCTGGTGGCAGTGAACATAGTTTTGGCATACATGTGGCGAAGATGGCGGGCGTGCCCCAGCAAGTGGTGCAAAAGGCCAATAAAATTCTAAAGAAGCTTGAAAAATCGCACAGTAGTGAAGAGATGACCGATACCCTACAAGCGGTGAACCAAGAAATGCAGCTGAGCTTTTTCAACCTTGACGATCCCTTGCTCGAAGAGATCAAAGAAGAGATATTGCACCTTGACATCGATACCTTGACGCCGGTCGAGGCCTTGATGAAGCTCAACGAGATCAAACGCTTGCTCACCAAAAAGAAAAGGGCCTCATCGTAAGAGCCTGTCTAGGGCACGAACATAAAAGGTTTTCACCAAAAGTTCTTTTTGATTCAAAGAATTATTTTAAATTTGCACCTGCCTATCAGCAGACGGGCCCGCATCGATAAAAAGGTGTTTTTGTTCTTATATAACATGCGAAAATAGCTTCCCGATAACTATCGGGAGTAGAGCGTCGAAACTCAGTGGTAGTTTTCGCTTTTTAAAGCTATTTCGCGGCATTTGCGAAAATAGCTCAGTTGGTAGAGCGCCACCTTGCCAAGGTGGAGGTCGCGGGTTCGAATCCCGTTTTTCGCTCTACTTCGACTCCGCTCAGTCACCAAGGGTGGAGTTTTTTTTTAGAAATGAGTCCAAGAAACGCTCGGGTGGTGGAATTGGTAGACACGTTGGACTTAAAATCCAATGGCCATTGTGGCCGTACGGGTTCAAGTCCCGTCCCGAGTACAAAGAGATTGGCCGAGATTTTATCTCGGCCTTTTTCTTTAAAAAACAACTCCCGGCACAATACAGTGTATACTTAATTACAGTAGAATTTTCGACTGTAAAATCTTACCTGATTCGCTATCTTTAGGGCAATGGCAGAAAAGTCTGTTTTGGCCAGCGCACCAATTCGCCTGCTGCTAAGGTAGACGACGTGAAACGTGCCATACCGTGACCATTGTCAATAAACTTAATACCTACCTCCTATGATTCAAATAGTCAAAACAATAATGCCAAAAGCGCTGTTCTATACCGTTCTCATCGGATCATTACTGCTTACATCCTGTAAGCAAAAAGAGAATGAAGTGAACGACGGTACAGATCAAGTAGATATGTCTGTTCTAAAAAAAGAGATAGCGTCTCGTCTTCGTGATTATGAGAACAATTTGCGAAATGGAGACTCGATTGCTTTAGGTGCAATGTACATGGAAGACGCAGAAATAATTCCCTCAACTGTCGGTCGAGAAAATATTGTTAAGGCTTTCGGAGCTATGATCAGAGATGGCATTACGGGCTCAAGTTTTAAAACCGTAGGTTTATGGGGCAATGATCAGTTACTTGTTGAGGAAGGTACGGGTGAGTGGTCTCATGAAAGCGGCCAAGTTGTTGGTCGTGGAAGGTATCTTTTGGTTTGGCAAAAAGACAATGGCGAATGGAAAATATTGAGGGACACCTGGTTTCCAGAAAAGACGGACTAAACACCAATGCACAATAATACCTATAATTCAGGGTGGTTGCATGCCACACCAACCCGCCCGAACGTGCCGTTCGGTACAGGCGGGAATAAAAGTATTAATCAACAGTTGGATTTGTCACGCTTCGTCAAGCTCAGCACGGGCTTTTGGAAATCTCACGATTAACAACGCCGCCACAAACCATGGCCTTGACCGTTGGCAATAATGTGAAAAATAAAAATATGAAAAAATCATTTCTTCTTTTCTTCAGTTTGGTTATTACTGGTTTATCATTTGCACAGTTAACCGACAATACGAAACGTGAAGGAGATAAAGCAGACCCTGCCATTAATCCGATCTATGCGTATTATGAATGGAAAAACGAAATTCCTGATGATTGTCCCTATGAACGCTCTGAAGACATTGCCAAAGTCATGTTCACTGGCCGATTTGCCAATTATACAGCTGCCGACACTTGGTATTTGCAATCTGCAAGCGATGGAAATCTCTATTCTCCCTGGACCGATGGGGAAATGGAAGGCTTTTCGACAAACTCAAATATTCGATCAAATGCAGTGGGGCAAGCCAAGGTGATTGGCAAAGATCCTGTCAACCTTAAATTTGAAAACCTTGGCAGAATGTGGGCGGGTGGCACCAATTATTACCCTTGTGTGAGTCTTATCGCAGATGACGTTTTCTATATAGGCACGTACAATGCCTTTAATCATGAAGGTTATTTTAATGGGTTTAGATATTCAAAAAATTGGAATCATTTTACGGCCAATACAGAGCCCGAATGGCAAAACGAATATTGGATCAACGCCATTGATCCAGATGGTAACTTTTTCAATGAGACCGGTAAAGCAAAATTTCGTACTGTTCATGCGGTAAACTTTGCCAAAAATAACAAGGCGGAAGATGGTCGCATTTATTTGAGCGCACATGGATATAGCTCCGGAAGTGGGCAAAACAACTGGGATAAAGGTGACGCCATCTATTTGTGCAGATCTGATGCAACACCCGGGGGCATTACCAAAGCAGAAAGCTATGAGTTTTTTGCAGGGCATGCGAAAAATGGCAAACCAATATGGGCCAAGGGCGTAGAGAATGCCAAGCCTATTGTGGATTGGCCCGACCATCTTGGTAGTGAGTCCATTACATACTTTCCAAAGATGGAAAAATATATCCTCATGACCTGCAGGTTAAAGGAGAATGAAGAAAATCTTCCCTACAACATTACCATTTTTTGGGAAGCAGATGAGATATCAGGGCCTTACAAAATTGTTCACTACATGAAAGATTGGGGGGCTCAAACTTATTTTCCCAACATAACACCCCAATTCATCAATGAAGAGGGCACGAGTGCATGGATGACAGTTGCAAGCAATTATAGCGTGCAGAACATCAATCCTCACCAAAATCGCTATGCGGCTTCAATGCACGAGTTTGCTTTTGTTTTAAAAGATACACCCTTTAAAGAGGTAAAGCTGAATCTAAAAAACATTGCCCCATTGGCGAAAGTTTGGGCAACATCATCTGAAGAAGACAGTAAACCAGAGGCCGTTATTGATAACGTCATTGATATTGAAAACAAGGACAAAACAAAGGAGTGGATTTCTCACGAAGGAAAAGGTGCCATGATCAAATTGGAATGGGATGAAGAAAAAGTGATAGACAGAATACGAGTATATGACAGTCCGGCCAGCGACCGTTGGACCAAGGAAGGCTATTTTGTATTCAGTGATGGTTCCATGGAATGGATGTATGCCGCCCCCTCAAATAGTGCCCAAACTCCAGCAGAGATCAAATTTCCACCAAAAAAGGTGAAGTGGGTAAAGTTTACCATCACCGACGGATTTGCTGAAATGTCAACTGCGTGGCTTCCCGGGCTGAGATTGGGGGTTTCGGAGATTCAAGTATTTGAGGTTAATCGATAAACCATTGCCAACAATGTATACCATTAAATCATAAAAAATACCAAATGAACATGCGCTATATTTCAATGACCGTTCTGGTCTTTCTGCTAAGTTGCCAAACCAAAAAGAAAGAAGTTAAAGATGACGTTCAAAGTGTTGCCCCAGAAAAGGCCCTAAAAAGGTCTGTTGAGACCAATGTTCTGATTTCTAACCACCTCCCCAAAATTGAAATTAAGGTGGATAATGAATTTGACTTCATTGGTCAATTTGATTTTGAAATACTGGCATCTTCCGATGAATACCCTGAAGATGTGCAAGGGAAACCAGTAGCAGCGGGCGAACGATATATTTTTGCCGCCATTGATGATGATCGTTACATAAGCAAGCTCTTTATAGTTCAGTTTGAAGGATTTTTGCCCGAAAATGATTTCATATATAACTATAATTTTAGTGCCGCAGACTCCATAGGTGAAAATAGATATCGTCACAATACCTGGTTCTATGACAGTAAAAAATTGGCCCAAGAAAATCCGAATGGAGAAGGTGCTAAAACAAGAGCTTTTTTAGAAGGTAAAGGTTATGTGCTGGAAGATGAATTTATGATGTCGCGTTTTGTCGGTTTGGCCAGTGAAGACAGAAAAAACGAAATCATTATTTTTTATCTCGAAATGCTGAATAAAACTACTGGAATCTCTTTGGAAGAATATGAGAATTCGATAGACGATGAGAAAGCTGAGTCTATCAGAAATTCATTTGTAGAGCGCTCGAGAAAGAGTTTTGACATAACCAAAGGATAACGAACGGTATACTGCTATGGCCATAATTCATTGTGTTTTAGTACCACACCAAAACAAATGGCTGATTATGGAAAGTCCTAGTCCATAGAATTGCTTATCGAATAAATATTTGGAAAGCCATAGTAGTCACCATAAATATCTTTGGAAATACCCGATTCATTAACTTTGGTGAACATCGCCCCATTAAACCGGCCAACAACCGTGAATAATCTAGCGCTTGTCGATAGAATTTGACATTTTGGCATAAATGTTCGAACTTATATAGCTTTTTGCTTTGCAATAACCTATGCAATTATTGGTAGATTTTGGCGTTTGGTTAAGTAAAAGATTATAAAAAGTTTATGATTGTCAACTGTAATTTTGGCACAATATTTTAGTCCTTTAATATGGAATATTATGCGGAATGAAGGAAATTTCGCATCATTTTAATTTTTTTTTGTTATGTTTAAAAATCTTTTCAAATACATATACGAGAACATAACAAACCAACTAATGACAAGAACGTCCACGATTATTAGAAACAACCGCGGGGAGGATACAGGTCTGAGGGGTAACAACGATGGGTCATTGACAGTTGATAAGACTGTCTTCTTCAAAAGGCCAGTAGTTAGAGAGCTTTTAACAGAAATTAGCGAAAAAGTATTGGCTAAAGCCGGTAAATAAGTCGGATTATGCCTTATAATTTATTGTTGCTCCCATTAATAGGGGGGTACTTCTTCATTACCACTTTTGTCTATCTAAAATATAAGTACAGACGCTTATCAGCCCAAAGAATACTGTTTGCATCGATAATAACGGGAACCATTTTTCTTTTCATTGTTTTTATTATAAGAGCGATTTTGTATTGGTATTTTCCTGAACTTAAGGATCTCGTTTTACTTAAGCTCGATAATTTTCCCTTAAGAAAAATCGATTATCTATGGACTGCCATCTTCACCTTTCTATTAGCATTCATAGGAACTCATGTAGCCAATGGGGTATTATCAATAATAGGGTACCGCGGTTTGCCCAACCCGATGGCCTGGGCCGTCAAACGCTATGGAAATGAATTGGAACAACTGTTTATGCAATCTGCAATCGATGGGTCAGCTATCCAAATTACATTGAAAAATAGAAAGGTCTATATTGGTTTTGCAACAGAAATACCAAAACCCGGGGAGACCAATTATCTAAAATTGACCCCGATTCTAAGTGGTGCCAGAAAAAGTGAGACCATGGAATTTAGGGTTACCACAAATTATTTTGTCGCTCTCAAGGAAATTGAGAACGAATATTTTGGCGCACCTCGCTTCAATTATGATATCACGATAAAGCAAGATGAAATCCTGACTGCAACCCCATTTAATCCTGAATTGCAATCATCTTTGGAAAAAATGGAAAAAAAGAACTAAGGACGATATTGTTAACACAAAAGGCATATAGAAATACCATTAGCAAAAATCAATGAATTA is a window from the Muricauda sp. SCSIO 65647 genome containing:
- the folK gene encoding 2-amino-4-hydroxy-6-hydroxymethyldihydropteridine diphosphokinase, whose protein sequence is MDKAQIAYLSIGSNLGDRHNLLQQGIFELSKHVGKVLKISSVYENPPIGFNGEPFFNACLQLETSLSPNELLESLLKIERKFGRVRSGGKNFGSRSLDLDIIYYGKEIISTSTLTVPHPEMANRRFVLRPLTDIAPQYYHPVLKKDTRNLLQQCTDKSEMQKQPFKLYTSRVALFSRLQFMAIEGNIGVGKTTLTKKIAQDFNAKLILERFADNPFLPKFYDDPSRYAFPLEMSFLADRYQQFMDDTTQLDLFKNFLVSDYDIFKSLIFAQITLQKEEFNLYRKLFNFMYKEVKKPDLYVYLYQSPKRLLENIKKRGRQYELNIEAGYLEKINRGYLDFIKGLPKQNTMVIDLDELDFVADETDYETILEQLQLRIATLFS
- a CDS encoding RNA methyltransferase — encoded protein: MRKLRNEELDRLDVAAFKGAQKIPVVIVLDNIRSLNNIGSVFRTADAFLVKKIYLCGITARPPHKDIRKTALGATESVDWEYRKDIFELVEELKLQKIKIVAVEQAEGATMLNSFEVDNAQTYALVFGNEVMGVQQEVVTASDIVLEIPQYGTKHSLNISVCAGVVVWDIWSKLEGLK
- the mutS gene encoding DNA mismatch repair protein MutS; this encodes MQQYNAIKTKHPDALLLFRVGDFYETFGEDAIKASKILGIVLTHRNNGGDQTELAGFPHHSLNTYLPKLVRAGERVAICDQLEDPKQTKTIVKRGVTELVTPGVALNDDILNAKSNNFLAAVHFGRNKLGVSFLDISTGEFLTSEGNLEQIDKLLQNFSPNEVLLSKDHRQEFFESFGNHWHTFFLEDWIFQADYAEESLNGHFKTKSLQGFGIDHLAQGIIASGAVLHYLSETQHRQLQHISKLQRITEEEYVWMDRFTIRNLELYQSTHENAVTLLEIIDKTISPMGGRLLKRWLALPLKNPEKIRERLSIVTYLLPKDALLEKIQHHIKQMGDLERLVSKLATGKINPKEVVHLKNSLEAVLPIKMATEQSESATLNVLGQQLNTCEPLRTKIKQMLYEEAPVNILKGQTIAKGYSEELDELRNLAFSSKDYLDQMLEREMGQTGISSLKISSNNVFGYYIEVRNTHKNKVPESWVRKQTLVNAERYITEELKEYEAKILGAEERIAQLEQQLFEQLLVWLQEYIGPIQQTARLLAKLDCLCGFAQLAKENGYTAPEIDDSTQIRIKGGRHAVIEKQLPLGESYIANDVFLNRDDQQIIMITGPNMSGKSAILRQTALIVLLTQMGSFVPAESAAIGLVDKIFTRVGASDNISMGESTFMVEMNETASILNNLSERSLVLLDEIGRGTSTYDGISIAWAIAEYLHEHPARAKTLFATHYHELNEMTETFDRIKNYNVSVKELKDNVLFLRKLVPGGSEHSFGIHVAKMAGVPQQVVQKANKILKKLEKSHSSEEMTDTLQAVNQEMQLSFFNLDDPLLEEIKEEILHLDIDTLTPVEALMKLNEIKRLLTKKKRASS
- a CDS encoding DUF4440 domain-containing protein, with translation MIQIVKTIMPKALFYTVLIGSLLLTSCKQKENEVNDGTDQVDMSVLKKEIASRLRDYENNLRNGDSIALGAMYMEDAEIIPSTVGRENIVKAFGAMIRDGITGSSFKTVGLWGNDQLLVEEGTGEWSHESGQVVGRGRYLLVWQKDNGEWKILRDTWFPEKTD